The sequence TAACAGGTAGTAAAGAAAACATTGCATCTCTAAGCTCTGGCACTGACATAGGCCAAAGTGCCATTGGCAAAGTCCCCGATAACAAAAGCGGATGGCCGAGTGCTGCAGACTTAAAAAGTAAGTCTTGCAAAGCTGCTTGCCAAGCACCTTGATCAATCACCTGGTCAACGTCATCTAAGCAAATTAAATCCATCACCTCCAATCCCTTCAATACATCAGGGATTAATGGGAGCTGTTTTTCTTTAAGAGGAAAATAAACGCTTCGTCCGCCCTTTATTGACACAGCACGACAGGCCGCTTGCAGCAGATGTGTTTTACCTACTCCATCCCCACCATAAAAATAAACACCTTTACTCAATCCGCCAGAATCAGCTGCTTGCAATTGACTGAGCGTTAATGCAACGGATGCATCAGGTGCAACATAGGATTCAAAGCAGGCCGTATCTGGCAGATTAATTTTAAGTGGAAGCTGAATTAACATTAAGGTTTAGTTTCGCAAGTTTAATTTGAATACTGATAGTGATAACGCACATGCCCTACCGCGCGGTCATCAAATACCATTCGAACAGGTAATACTGCCTCCACATTTGCCAGGACAGTCTTTAAATCACCACGATAGTGAATGTTAAAGTGCGCAGCTCTTCCCTCAATTTGCACCAATCTAATCTGATCAAAAACGAGACTATTAGCCGACAATCGTCGCTCAATGTGATTTATAGCAGCTGCATCGGGTAAATGATCAATTTCTAACCAGAGCGTTGCAGAGATATTCGATTTTGCGAAGTACTGAGTAGACTCCTCCAGCAAAATGCGGTCAAACGTTTCCAACACCAATTGATTAAAATTTTCACCCAATAGGACCTGTTCCCAACGTAACTTATTGCCAGCAAGGTCATAATATTGGCTTCTTACCTGTACGACATCTCCCACGACCTGTGCCGACACAACCACAACATGGGTCACACCCTCATCACTAGCTTGCTGTAAGCTCACTAAATTTTGCTCAGAAAAAATTTGAGGCAAAGGGCTTATGCCATGTGAATGGTACTGTTCATTATGTGCTAGATAGAC comes from Thiomicrospira aerophila AL3 and encodes:
- the hda gene encoding DnaA regulatory inactivator Hda; amino-acid sequence: MLIQLPLKINLPDTACFESYVAPDASVALTLSQLQAADSGGLSKGVYFYGGDGVGKTHLLQAACRAVSIKGGRSVYFPLKEKQLPLIPDVLKGLEVMDLICLDDVDQVIDQGAWQAALQDLLFKSAALGHPLLLSGTLPMALWPMSVPELRDAMFSLLPVKLTPLQESDDLVLALQRHAMIKGFELPKDVANFLIKRFSTNLEELLAVLQMLEQATLAEQRRLTLPFTKLVLAR
- a CDS encoding DUF2066 domain-containing protein — encoded protein: MRSFRNYALLVSLLPALLLMMLTPVKAEDSFFSVDIEIASFDQSQLDRYFAEAMAALLVRVSGNPDITALPATQSFSSQARKWVQNYQLVNRQIDGVVVGQNVRVEFNTSKLVPALQQANVAIWPESQRPRLLIVGDWLQRGLSAQISNEGFIFRPDLDFRHYLDLIGLPQVYLAHNEQYHSHGISPLPQIFSEQNLVSLQQASDEGVTHVVVVSAQVVGDVVQVRSQYYDLAGNKLRWEQVLLGENFNQLVLETFDRILLEESTQYFAKSNISATLWLEIDHLPDAAAINHIERRLSANSLVFDQIRLVQIEGRAAHFNIHYRGDLKTVLANVEAVLPVRMVFDDRAVGHVRYHYQYSN